GCCCGGACGTTCTTCGGAGAGCACCGGTTCGTGCCCAGCCCGTCCCCCAGGACCGGCTCTGACGATTTCTCCCGTGTCCTCGTGGAGGTCCCCGGAGCGTACGGGCACCTCGGAGCAGGGTCTCCAGATATCGACCCCATGGAGTGGGCTCCCATGCACTCACCCAGGGCAGTGTTTGACGACAGTATCCTCGTCGATCAGGCACAATTCATGGCGGGTGTGGCGCTTGGAAAGCTCCAGGAGTTGGAGGTGCGGGGAAGGCTCGGAGGGCCTCCCGAACGGCCACACCTCACTTGAAGCAGTGGACCTAGCAGTACCGGTCTCGACGCCCATGGATGGCACTTCACCACTATCAGGTTGCCGAAGCTCCGGACCTGACGCTCCAGGATCAAACAGATCCTCAATTCTTTGTAGGACAAGCCTCCCTAGAACTTAACCACATGTGCGGGTTGGAGGCGATTGCGATTTCTGACGACTCGACTGCTTAAGGGATACCCCTGGAACTAGTTGAGCGATAACTACGGCCGGCGCCGCCGGTCAACCAAGCTGAAGGAGGATTTGTGTCCCACCCTGAGCATCTCTTGATTTCGAACGTTGCGCTCCCAGTGATGGGAATAAACCTGAGCCAGAGACCAACACCTCCGCTTTCCATCGAGGTTACTGTAAGGCGGCCCCAAAACAGGGACGAAAAACTAAGCCGTGCAGTCAGCAACCTGATACCGGTCGCTTTGGAACGCAGGCAAGGAATCCTCGTCATTCAACGTGATTACGGCGAGTACACCGTTCGAGTCGACCCCGAAGTTCCATGCGGCACGACTCTCGAATCCCGTCGTCCCGACTCCGCAAGGTAACAACAAAAGCCCACCCTGGATCCCACAGACTTTCAGATTAGAGAACCTGAAGCTGTATACCTTGTCCTTTGAGATACACCCGAACCTGACGTCAGGCAGCAAGGAAAAGAACGTCAGAATAGGGTCGGAAGGCGGTTCCTGCACATGCTCCCCGAACAATCTCAGATTCAAACCTGACAACCAGCGCTGCTGTTCAGCTTGCGCGGGCGGGTGACTGGCAGATATGCAACAGCCTGTTGCCCGATTGTCCAGAGAGTGTCTGGACGATCAGTTCCGCTGCCCACAGCCGGGGACAATCCTCATGGGTTACCCACCGCTACTACTGCCGAGGGAGCTCCCCAATGGCTCCCGATTCCAGCCGTGGATAACCCGGATTGCCCCCAACTGTGGATAGCTCGCAGGGGCACGCGTCTAGCGGAAATTGCTGATTTGAGCCCGGCGCAGCGGCATCAGGCAAACGAAACCGCCCGCTGATCAACACAAGACAGCAGGTCGCGGACTGCCGCTAGGCAGGCAGTGCCCGCACGTCGGGGAACCAACCCGTTGGAGCCTTTTTTGGTTCCAGGTGTTCAGGGTCCCGGTGTTCTTTCATGTCGCAGTTGTAGAACGGCCCTTGGGGATCCAGGAGCACCCGCATGTGGTGGTCCGCGTGGTCTTTCCACCAGACGCTCATGCCGGTCGCTGGATCCAACCGTAGGTGCTCCCAAGCTCTCCAGAGCGCTGCTACACGGGAGACTGCCTCCGGATGGAAATACCATTCGATGCACCACTTGGCCGATTTTCCTGTGACGCTGCGAACATAGGTGGGCAGCAGCTGCTCATGGAGGAATTCTTCGGCGGATCCGTAGACGAGCTCCGGTGTCCTCTCCGCATCCTGGGCCTCCGTAGCTGGTGGGAGTGTGTCCGTGTCGTACAGGTCGAAGTCATTCGCCATGAGACCAGGTCCTTCCTACTTTGTAACCCAGGGGTTAGCCACCGGCTCCGCGGGCGCCGAAAGGGCCGGCTCTTCGGGGCGCGGGCTGTATTTCTTGATGGAGGTCTCCACGGCAACCTTGTGGGGTCCGGTGTACCAGGGCATGGTCCGCACCAGGGTGGCGGGCGCACCGGAGGCGAGCACCACTGCGCGGCCGCGGTCCAGCTCGGCGAGGTTGGAGACGTCGAAGATTCGTTCCTTGGCTTCCTGTCGGGAGCGGCTGGAACCGGACTTACCCGAGGATGTAGAGACGTTGATGTAGCTGTAGTCCCCGATCAGGTCGGACAGGGCGCGGAGGAATCCTTCTTCGGCGACGCCGCCGCCGTAGACCTTGATGTTCGCTGCTGACCAGATTTTCCGCATGTTCGCCTCTCCCCACAGCTCCACGCCTTGGGACCAGGACTGCAGGATGCCCATGACGATCAGGCCTTTGGAGCCGTAGTGGCTGAACTGGTCCGGCAGCCCGGCCCACCGGACAACGTTGGCCAGCTCGTCGAGAGCGAACAAGGCCGGCTTGGGAAGCCGGCCGCCGTTGCGTTCGGCGCGTTCCTCCATTGCCTCGGCAATCGCCACGGTCAGGGCCGTGGTCAGAGGGGCGGCGGATCCGGCACCTTCCTTGGAGAGGATGTAGATGGTCTCCTGTGACGCGGCGAAGGCGTGCGGGTTGAACTGGCGGCGGGTATCCGTGGCCACGGTCACCCCGCCCGTGGGGGCGACCCACCGCAGCGTGTTCCGGCTTTTGAGGCACTGAATCATTTTCTCGGCGGTACCGAAGATGCCGTCACGCTGCTTGTCAGCCAGCTCCAGCGTGGATTCCAGTCCCTTGTACTGCAGCTCGTAGTCGTACTGCTTGAGGATGTTGATCGGTTCCCGGTTCACCTGCTCGGTCACCCACAGATACACCTGCGTTATCGGTAGCTCCCCGAGAGCGGCGGCGAGGAAGTAGGAGGACAGAATGTCCTCTGCCTTGGGGTCGAAGTAGGCGTCAGGCTTTGACCCAGGCACGCGGGAGCCCACGGAGAAATGCTGCGTGAGCTTGTAGGCCTTCTCTTCGTCGGTGACGTACGATAGCGGGTTCCACCACCAGTCCGGCTCTTCCTGGGCGATCTTCTGCGGATCGAACACCCACACCGGCGCGGTGCGCTCACGGACTCCACGGGTACCGTCCACGACGTCGCGCTTATTCGACGTCGACACCACCGCACCGGGTGCGTCCAGGATGGCCGGCATGACCCGTGAGGTTGATTTACCGGTCCGAGGCCCCCAGATGTCGAGGCTGAGGTCTTCCCAGGACTGAATGAACTTCTGCCCTGTGGAGACGACCTTGCCGACGACGATGCCTGGCGTGTCCGTCACGCCCAGACGCTCAGCGGTCGCTTTTGCTCCCTTCTCGGAGAACGCGGCCAACGCCTTGCCGCGGCCCAGGTAGCGTGCGGCCTTGTCGACCCGGGCACGCTTGGACGCACCTTGCCGCCACGCCACGAGCACGACGATGGCCAACGCCAGGACGAGCCCGGCCATGACGCAGACAACGATGGTGGCTTCCGTGGGCCACGGCACGCGGCCTTTGATCAGACCTGCGATCAGATCGATCGGGTGCGCCGGCGGGGCGGCGATGCCAGCCATCCACGAGCCGACGTGCAGGGCGGCGTAGGTGCCGCCGACGAAGACGACGAGGAAGCCGATGGCCAGCCAGACCAGCAGGGCATCACCGACGCCGATTCCTTTGCGGTTGGGTGCGCTCATTCTGATGCTCCTTCACTGTGCAGGGCCGGGGCCGCCGGTTCAAGCAGGGCTTTGGCTGTGGTGCTCCATTTGGCATTGGTGTCGTTGATGCCTTCGGGGCCTTTCTCCAGGGATGTGAGTCCGACCTGGACGGGGATTCCGGGACGGCCGCCGACCTTGATGAGGAACTTTCCCCGGCCCGGGGGCTCAGCATCGACGCCGCGGGAGTCCCACGCGGGCGGGTCCTGCCAGCCGATTAGCTTTTGTTGCTCCTGGCGCGAGAGCGGGATGGCGGAGGTCAACTGGGGCATTTCCGAGGCGGGCAGGCCGCCGCAGATCACCATGCCGGAGCGTTCGACGAATCCGCGGGCTTTCATCCGGTCCTCTTCGGCCGGTAAAGCCAGCAGGTCGGACATGGTGTGGGAGATCATGATCTGTCCGACGCCGACGGAGCGGTTGAGCCGGGTCAGGGCGTCCACCCGGTCCACCATGCCTTTCCCGGCCCGCAGGGCCCGCCACAGTTCGTCCAGGACGACGAAGTAGTTCCTGCGCGGTTCAAGCCCGGCGTCGGCCAGGGCATTGGCGACGTTGACGGTGCCGAAGCCGTAGGACCAGCACGCCAGCAGTACCGCGGCCTGCAGGTCCGTTTCGGTCTCATCAATGCTGGAGACGTCAAAGACCACGGCACGGTCGCGCACCATCGGCTCGGAGGTTTGCCGGGAGAAGATTTCCCCGAGCTTCCCGCCTCCGGTCAGACCCAACAGGGTGGCCTCCAAGGCGCGGGTCTCCCTCAGGTAGACAGACTTGTCTCCCCGGTCCAGGGCGACCTGACGCAGCTCATCCGGTGCGGACACGATCACGTCCAGCAGGTCCTTCAGCACCGGAACTCCGTCAAAGCGCTCATCGAGGACCCGCAGGGCGCGGTCCAGGATCGTCTGTTCCTGGTCGGTGGGCGGGCTGTTCCGGCTGATCGTGATCAGCGAGACGACCATGGTCAGGCGGCGGCCATGAGCATCGGCACGGACGCGTGCCCCGTCCTCAGGATGGCCGTTCTCCTCGAGGAGCTGGGCTGCCTCGACAGCCTGGCCGGGGTCCAGGATGTTCAGGTACCCGACCCCACGGCCAAGCCGGATGACCTGCCCGCCGAGCGCACGGACGGCTTTGACATGTTCACCTTTGAGGTCTCCCAGGATCAACGGGTGGACCCCTTGGGCGGAGAGTCCGATGAACATGCGACGCACGACCGTGGATTTGCCGAGCCCTGGTTTTCCGAGGATGAAGGCGGAGGGGTTGGAGATCAGGCGGGCGCGCTGGAACCAGCTGATCGGGTCGCAGCAGACCGTGGCCTGGGTTTCCTCATGGCGTCCCAGCGGGACACCGATCATGGGCGAGGACGCACCGGAGGAGAACGGCCACAACCCGCACACCTGCACGGTGGTTCCCCGGTACTCCTTCACGGACGGGACGAGCCGGGCCATGCCCCCGCCACGGCCGGACCAGCCACGAGCACCCGGACCAACTTCACGCGACTGCTTCCCCGTCCTTTTCTGCTCAGGCTTGACTGGGGTAGCGCCAGGATTTTTGTGTCGGGAGAAGAGTTTCAGACCGGCCATTACAGGGCATCCCTAATCCCGGACGGGACCATGCTGTGCTGGGGCAGCACCAGCCCCAAGGGCAGGGACGCGGCAAACGCGGTGTCCTGGGCCCCGTAGGCCCGGCGCAGCAACACCCGCGCGGTGCCGGAGGTCTGCTCGACAGCCGCGACGGCATCAGAGAGCCGCTCCCTATCGGTCACGGTGGCGGTGACGACCATGCCGAAGTTCACCAGCCCGGCGCCTTGGGCTTCTTCCTGCGCGGTCTGCGCCGCTGAACGGGCGTCAACCAGGGCACGGGCGGAGGGGCGGTTTCCGGAGGTGATGCGGACGTTGGCGTTGTTCTGGTCTCGCTCGACGACGGCCGCGGCGCGTGCCGAGTCCATCGGACGGTACAGCAGCGAGACGCGTTTGGGGTCAATGTCTCCGTGCGGGGCCAGCAGGCGGGACAGGACCGAGGAGTTCACTGACCCGCGCGGGGCGGCGGTCATGGTCCAGGAGACCGAGTACGCGGAATCGTGCCGGTAGTCATCCCAGCTGGCCTGTGTCGCGGTGGGGCCGGCTTCGCCCCAGGTCAAGGATACCGGGGAACCGGCGGCGTGGGCTTCATCGATGATCAGTGCCGCCGGCGGGTCGTAGGCGATCCGGACGACCTCGCAGAGTTCCTGGGCCGTCATCGGCCGGGCGATCCCGGCGCCGGTGGACTGCAGCCGTGCTGAGAGGCCCGGGATCCGGGAGGCCAGGTCGCGGGCCACGTCTTCCGGGGTCCGTTTCTTGGCCCCGGCCCGGATGGCGGCGTTGAAGGTCAGGGACACCCAGGCCCGTACCGTGGCTGATCCTTCCGGGTACGTGTCCACGACCTCGTGCAGCATGTCGCGGGCGAACTCGGGGGCGTCTGGGTCGATGTTCATCATGACTTCGTTCCGCAGCCGGTACCCGGAGTCAGGCGCGGTCTCGACCGTGACGGCTGCGGCGTCCAGGCCTGCTTCGTCGGCCAAGGAGGCGAGCCAGCCGCCCCAGTTCGCCACCCAGGCATCGACCTGTTCCGGGTCAACGAGGGAGGCTCCGTCGGGTTCAGTCGAGAAAATCACGGTGAAGTGACCCGTGGCGGGGACGTGCAGCATGGCGAAGGGGCGCTTGTAGGAGTCGGTGAACTCGTACAGGGTGGACTTCGCTGCCAGACCGGGCAGCTGGTACATGCCCCACTCCGTGACGCCAAGAGGGCCGGAACGGTAAAGGTTCGTCCCGGAGGCCCGGGAGAGCTTGAACGCCGTCCGGGTGCCGAGGCGGTCTACGGCGGACTGGCCGTGCTTGTCCTTGACTGTCAGCAGCAAAGCCATGACACCGGCAAGGGCAAGGACGCCCAGGCCGGCGAGCAAGCCCCACAGCGCGAAGCTGACGATGCCCATCAGGAGCCCGGCAAAGACAATGGCGGTACCGATCGCCCCGAGGTTGGCCAGGCCAGCTGAGCGCGGTAGGCGCCAGTTGCCGTAGGACGGTTCCTTGTACTCGGTGTTAATTGCTGCCACTGGGGCCCTCCCCTGCTGAATCCTGCGCTGTCTTTTCAATTGCCTGCGACGTCCTGGACGCCAACTTCGCACCTGTGGCTACAGCCACTCCGGCGGGCCCAGCTGCCGCTGCACCGCCGCCGGCTCCTGCCGCTGATACCGCTCCGCTGGAGCCAGCGGCTGCTGTCGTTCCGGCGGTTGCTCCGGTACCTGCCTTGGCTGCTGCGTCAGTGCCGGCGGCACCGCCCGGTCCGCTGCTGCCCGGAGTGGGTTGCCCACCTCCGCCCCGGGGTCCGGCGGGTCCGTCGCTGCCCTTCGGCGAACTGCCGCCCCGCATGCTTTGGGTGTTTGACGTGCTCGATGACGATGCGGGAACGGGGGATGCATTGCCCCTGCCGCTCCCACCCCGGCCAAGCGAAACCGCACCGGTTGCGATCGCTCCCACAGCTGCTCCCGCCCCCGCGCCTCCACCAGAGGCAACCGCACCAACCATCGGGGTCACGAACCGCATCAACGCCGGCAACGCGAAAAGTGCCACGACCATCAGCGTGAATCCGGTGATGGGCTTCACCAGATTGGCGCTGCTGCTACTCCCCTTGCCCATCAGCAGGAACGCGACCGAATACACGATCGCAGCGGCTGGTTTGTAGAGGATGAAGGCGATCGTCCAGCCAACAGCCTTCTGGAACCACTGCCGGCCCATCTCCGTGTTCGTGAACGCGGCCGTGGTTGGGAGGACCCCGGCAAGGATCACCAACATGCCGCTGCGCACCACCATCAACACGACCTGAACCAGAGACGCGATCAGCCCGATCAAGCCCAGGACGATCAGGACGAACACCCCGACGCCGGTCTGGTTCGTCATCACAAGGATCTTCAGGGACTCTGCGAAACCCTTACCCTCGGTGGCACGATTGATCACCACCGCGGAGAAGGCATCAGCGGCGACCACCAGAATGGAGATGACGCCCAGACCGAGGCCGGAGACAAGCGTCAAGGTCAGCAGGGCCCGGAGCAGATCCTTCAGGGGCGCACCCCGCTGCTCCCAGATCAAGCGAATACCACCCAGGATGACCGCCAAGACAGCAAGGGCCAGAGTCCACGGCATCAGCTCACTGTTCACCACCGAAACAACGGGGCTTGCAGTTCCGTCCTGGCTGGCCAAGTTCACGGTTGGCATTGAAACCCAGAAGGTCGACAGCGTGGTCACCATCTGGCTCATTCCCTCCATGATGGCTTTGGCGAGGTTGTTGATGGCATCGTCTGCAATACCGGCGGCAACATTGCTCGCACCCTGCTGGGTCCAGCACAGAGCGTTCCAAACTTCGCACTCTTTCTCTGCCATGTCAGACGCCGGCCCAAGGGATGAATGAACTCAGGTCACTGATCTGGCGGACTGCATTTCCACCGGCGGCGGGGATGTCCATCTTCCAGTCGCCGTCTTCCCACAGCAGGGATGTCGAGAAAGCGCCGTATCCCCCGTCACTGCTCTTGATTGCTAGCTCTACGACCGCAGCTTTGGGCGTATACGAGTGGATGATGAAGCCGGCGATCTGTACCTTCGGAATGGTTCCCCCTCCGACGTCCTTCCCTTCCCTTATTGCCTGTACCGCTTTGTCCCGAGTGGGACTGTCAGCTGAGAGTTCCAGGTAAACCTGCTTCGCATAGCCATTGAACGAGGCAGCCCAGATGTTCGCCGTGGCATAGAGCGCTCCGGTGGGCGACTGCGCGAAGCAGGACCTCAGACCGTCCTTGCCTACCGTTCCCGGGCCTGCGGTGGTTGGGTCGGTTGGGACGGCCATGATTCCCACCAACTCCCACTTGGACTTCGGTGCGGTGCCCAGCGCTGTGTGGTTGCTGGCAGGGAGTCCGCAGACACTCTTGTCAGAGGCAGTAGACGTGCTGGGGCTTGCCGGGGCGGAGCTGGCCTGCGTGGGTGCTGGTTGGGCGTTTCCCTGTTCTTTGGGGAGCAGGAAGATGACGACTGCTGCTGCGATCAGCGCCACCACCAGCGCGGCCGCGATGATGAAACCGGGTTTGGTGAACGGATTGCTGTTGGTGGTGTTCTCTGGTGACTGGCTCACGATGAACCTCCCGTTGTCGGTGCTGGTTTAGACGAAGGCGCGGACGATACCTGAGGAGCCGGTGATGATGATGCAGCCCATCAGGACCCAGCCGAGTTTGGCGATTGATTCGCCGCCTTCTCCACGACGGAGCTGGATGACCATGCCGATGCCGACGATGATCACGCCAAGGACGCCAAGGACGAGGCCGATACCGGAGGCCCAGTTCAGGACGGTGAGCAGTCCGCCGGCTTCGGCGGGCACGACAGGGGTCGGGTTGGGGATGACGCTCGCGGCAAGAGCGGAGAAGGAGTTCATGGTGAGACCTTTCAGTGGTTAGTGCTTTGGGTTGGGTTCCGTAGCCAGAGCAGCTACGTCGGTGATGAAGCGTTGATATTCCTTGCCCGGTGGTGTCGTCGTGGAGTCGCCGTGCCGCCATGCCTCGACCCAGGGGAGGATCCAGAGGCGCGGTGCTCCCCCGCCGATAATCGCTGCGAAGTCACGCAGCGCCTTGGGGGTCTTTCCTGGTGCATCTGCCAGAACGGCGAGGCCGATAAGTTCAACCTTGGGTGTTGCTCCTGATGCCCATTGGGTCAGGGCGCTTTGCGCGCTGGTGAGGCCACGCATATCGTTGCGGCAAACCAGCAGCACCCGGGGCTTGCTGCCGTCCTGCATAACAGGCCAGCAGTGCCCGGCAGGGCGTGCCCAGCCGATCAGGTCCGCGGTGCGGCTTTCACCCGCTCCCCCGTGGCTACCAACAATCCACAACAGCGTGGACCCGGACACTACGCGGTTGGCCAGCCGGTCCGCGGTGTCCGGTTCGACCATGCCCCTCAGCGGTGTGCTGATCGCGGCAGCTGGCGGGACGTGCACCTCGGGTGTTTCCTCGTCGTCGCTTTCGGCTGGGCTGGTGATCCAGGGGTTCAGAGACAGTTGCATCGTTCCTCCTTTCCGTCGTTCGCTGTTGGGTGTCTAAAAGCCCTTGGCGACGGCGGCCGCGGCGGCCAGCCATGCCCGCTGGGTCGCGGGCTGCAGGGCTTCATAGCGGATGGGGCCGTTGACCAGGGCCGGGTCGTAAGGAATCCGGACGACAGTACGGACGAATGGCTCGAAACCGTCTGCGATCCGCTGCGCCTCAGCCTTTGCCCGCTTCAGGGCATCCCCAGTCATGCTGCGCTTGGCGTCGGTGGACTCGGAGACGATCACGACGGCGTTGCGTGCCAGCTCGGCGTCGTGGCCGCCACGGGATTCGAGAGTTTGCAGGGTCAGCCGGGCTGCTTCCGCTCGATCCTCGATGGCGGTGACCGGGACGACGAGCTGGTTGGTGTGGTCGATCATCCGGCGCCAGTTGGCCGCACGGGCGGTGTTGCCGGAGTCCATGATGACCAGCCGGTAGTAGCGGGTGAGGACCTGGTGGGCGATGTCCACTTCCTCGGCGGTGACTTCGTGGTCGCCTTCTTCGTTTTCGTCTGAGCGCAGCACGTCGAACTTGTCGGCCGTCTGGTGGTGGACGAACTTGGCGATCTCGGCCGCGTTCGTGGACGGTGACAGCAGCTCGGTGGAGGAATCGATCAGGTCCAGGACGCTGCGGTCGTGGGCGCCCTTCTCGGTCCTCCAGCCCAGGGTGCCCTGGGACTCGTTGTTGTCCCAGGCGACGGTCGCGGCCCCGCTGTAGCGGGCAAGGATTGCCGAGAGCATCACCACCGTGGGTGTCTTGTTCGCCCCGCCCTTGCGGTTGACCACGGCGATGGTCCGCGGACCGGGCCAGTGCTGGCTGACGGTCCGAATATCCTCCCGCTCGGATAGTTCTTCCGCTGAGGGGTCCATTCGGAAGCCCATCCGGGTCAGGGCTCCGCGCCAGCCCTGCGTGGCTGGTTCCAGCACCGGGGCGCTGACCAGGAAGGAAGTCTCCTTCAAACTCCGCCGGGTCACCGGAGCATCAGCCTCAACAGCTTGCTGCGGTGCCTCGCTAGCAGGGGCAGCTTCTTCGGCCGCCAGAGTATCCACGGCCAGAGGCGGCCAGGTCTGCCGTTCAACCACGGGCTGGGCCGGCTCTGGTTTCACCAGAGGCCCTGCGGCGGGAGCGGTGTCGCTAATCTTCGGGGCGGCCGCTACGGATGCGCCGGTGCGGCGGCGGGCGGGCCGCGGTTCGTAGGAGACGGATTCGACGTTCCCGTCTGGGTGGACGATCAGTTCGCCGTGGCCTTCGGGATCTTCAATGCGGACGCGGACGGGGCGCTGCAGCGTCCTGGCTTCGGCCACGACCAGTGCCAGAGCGTTGTCGCGCAAATCCTGCAGCGTCTCCCCTGCAGGGACGACGCGGGAGTTTCCTGCGACGGTGACCTCGGCGGTGCCGTTGTCGCTGATGATGGCCTTGATGTTCGGGAAGGCCAGGACATCGCTTGGTGTGGTGCTCATAAATCTGATTCCTTACGTTGACGGAGTGAGTGAGGCACGTACGGTTAGGACGCGGGCGGGGTGAGCCGGTTGACTTTCCACGGGGCTTCCGTGCCGGTGCGGAGCAGCTGCAGGGTGTAGGTGCCGGCATCGGTGGGAACGGCAGCCATGACGCCATAGCCATTGGCTTCATCGACCGTCAGCGTCGCGGGGCCGGTGACGCGGGTGGCGGGGACGTTGGCGGGGTCCACGGCTGAATAATCGGCTGTGGCCTGCGGAGTCAGCCAGCGGGCCAGATCGTTGGCCCACTGCTTGTCCTCCACGCCCGGGCGGGCGAAGTCCGTCATGGCCTTCTGCGCGGTCTCTACGGCGGCGTCCTTGCTGGCCTGATCCCAGCTGATGCCGATGGTGGCCGGGACGGTGCCGCCTGGAGCCTGCGGGCCGCTGCTCGCGCTTAGGGAAACCGGTGCAGAAGCGGCGGCTGCACTGGTCGCCGGCGCTGGTGTAGTGTTCGCTGCCGGCGCGCAGGCCGTGCACAGCAGAACCATCGCGGTCAGTGGCAGTGACTTCTTCACTTCTTCTCCTCTTGGGTGGGCAGGTACAGGAAGGCTGACGGGATCGTGTTGCTCACGGTGCGGGTGTAGTAGTTGTG
The window above is part of the Arthrobacter sp. D5-1 genome. Proteins encoded here:
- a CDS encoding DUF4913 domain-containing protein → MANDFDLYDTDTLPPATEAQDAERTPELVYGSAEEFLHEQLLPTYVRSVTGKSAKWCIEWYFHPEAVSRVAALWRAWEHLRLDPATGMSVWWKDHADHHMRVLLDPQGPFYNCDMKEHRDPEHLEPKKAPTGWFPDVRALPA
- a CDS encoding type IV secretory system conjugative DNA transfer family protein; translation: MSAPNRKGIGVGDALLVWLAIGFLVVFVGGTYAALHVGSWMAGIAAPPAHPIDLIAGLIKGRVPWPTEATIVVCVMAGLVLALAIVVLVAWRQGASKRARVDKAARYLGRGKALAAFSEKGAKATAERLGVTDTPGIVVGKVVSTGQKFIQSWEDLSLDIWGPRTGKSTSRVMPAILDAPGAVVSTSNKRDVVDGTRGVRERTAPVWVFDPQKIAQEEPDWWWNPLSYVTDEEKAYKLTQHFSVGSRVPGSKPDAYFDPKAEDILSSYFLAAALGELPITQVYLWVTEQVNREPINILKQYDYELQYKGLESTLELADKQRDGIFGTAEKMIQCLKSRNTLRWVAPTGGVTVATDTRRQFNPHAFAASQETIYILSKEGAGSAAPLTTALTVAIAEAMEERAERNGGRLPKPALFALDELANVVRWAGLPDQFSHYGSKGLIVMGILQSWSQGVELWGEANMRKIWSAANIKVYGGGVAEEGFLRALSDLIGDYSYINVSTSSGKSGSSRSRQEAKERIFDVSNLAELDRGRAVVLASGAPATLVRTMPWYTGPHKVAVETSIKKYSPRPEEPALSAPAEPVANPWVTK
- a CDS encoding ATP/GTP-binding protein, producing the protein MAGLKLFSRHKNPGATPVKPEQKRTGKQSREVGPGARGWSGRGGGMARLVPSVKEYRGTTVQVCGLWPFSSGASSPMIGVPLGRHEETQATVCCDPISWFQRARLISNPSAFILGKPGLGKSTVVRRMFIGLSAQGVHPLILGDLKGEHVKAVRALGGQVIRLGRGVGYLNILDPGQAVEAAQLLEENGHPEDGARVRADAHGRRLTMVVSLITISRNSPPTDQEQTILDRALRVLDERFDGVPVLKDLLDVIVSAPDELRQVALDRGDKSVYLRETRALEATLLGLTGGGKLGEIFSRQTSEPMVRDRAVVFDVSSIDETETDLQAAVLLACWSYGFGTVNVANALADAGLEPRRNYFVVLDELWRALRAGKGMVDRVDALTRLNRSVGVGQIMISHTMSDLLALPAEEDRMKARGFVERSGMVICGGLPASEMPQLTSAIPLSRQEQQKLIGWQDPPAWDSRGVDAEPPGRGKFLIKVGGRPGIPVQVGLTSLEKGPEGINDTNAKWSTTAKALLEPAAPALHSEGASE
- a CDS encoding SCO6880 family protein; this translates as MAAINTEYKEPSYGNWRLPRSAGLANLGAIGTAIVFAGLLMGIVSFALWGLLAGLGVLALAGVMALLLTVKDKHGQSAVDRLGTRTAFKLSRASGTNLYRSGPLGVTEWGMYQLPGLAAKSTLYEFTDSYKRPFAMLHVPATGHFTVIFSTEPDGASLVDPEQVDAWVANWGGWLASLADEAGLDAAAVTVETAPDSGYRLRNEVMMNIDPDAPEFARDMLHEVVDTYPEGSATVRAWVSLTFNAAIRAGAKKRTPEDVARDLASRIPGLSARLQSTGAGIARPMTAQELCEVVRIAYDPPAALIIDEAHAAGSPVSLTWGEAGPTATQASWDDYRHDSAYSVSWTMTAAPRGSVNSSVLSRLLAPHGDIDPKRVSLLYRPMDSARAAAVVERDQNNANVRITSGNRPSARALVDARSAAQTAQEEAQGAGLVNFGMVVTATVTDRERLSDAVAAVEQTSGTARVLLRRAYGAQDTAFAASLPLGLVLPQHSMVPSGIRDAL
- a CDS encoding DUF6668 family protein; translation: MQLSLNPWITSPAESDDEETPEVHVPPAAAISTPLRGMVEPDTADRLANRVVSGSTLLWIVGSHGGAGESRTADLIGWARPAGHCWPVMQDGSKPRVLLVCRNDMRGLTSAQSALTQWASGATPKVELIGLAVLADAPGKTPKALRDFAAIIGGGAPRLWILPWVEAWRHGDSTTTPPGKEYQRFITDVAALATEPNPKH
- a CDS encoding chromosome partitioning protein ParA, with the protein product MSTTPSDVLAFPNIKAIISDNGTAEVTVAGNSRVVPAGETLQDLRDNALALVVAEARTLQRPVRVRIEDPEGHGELIVHPDGNVESVSYEPRPARRRTGASVAAAPKISDTAPAAGPLVKPEPAQPVVERQTWPPLAVDTLAAEEAAPASEAPQQAVEADAPVTRRSLKETSFLVSAPVLEPATQGWRGALTRMGFRMDPSAEELSEREDIRTVSQHWPGPRTIAVVNRKGGANKTPTVVMLSAILARYSGAATVAWDNNESQGTLGWRTEKGAHDRSVLDLIDSSTELLSPSTNAAEIAKFVHHQTADKFDVLRSDENEEGDHEVTAEEVDIAHQVLTRYYRLVIMDSGNTARAANWRRMIDHTNQLVVPVTAIEDRAEAARLTLQTLESRGGHDAELARNAVVIVSESTDAKRSMTGDALKRAKAEAQRIADGFEPFVRTVVRIPYDPALVNGPIRYEALQPATQRAWLAAAAAVAKGF